A stretch of Cicer arietinum cultivar CDC Frontier isolate Library 1 chromosome 5, Cicar.CDCFrontier_v2.0, whole genome shotgun sequence DNA encodes these proteins:
- the LOC140920507 gene encoding disease resistance protein RPM1-like, translated as MSTLYERLGCVFSGSSACQIVALLVSGFHVVGVIRELGKLKQLKELGLVEVGRELGTALSSSLNELQHLEKLNIESKLTSNDEVIDLNLISPPPMLQNLRLRERLDKWPEWILKLQNVVQLKLFRGGGFQKPKELFLAKMVNLNSIVIEKEALHSLIKLELRSIPQLEMVPTGIQNLKKLQVLIILDMQTKFVHDIVVVGEKDRCKWIAEHEAPCIN; from the exons ATGAGTACTCTATATGAGAGACTCGGCTGTGTATTCTCTGGTTCCTCTGCTTGTCAAATTGTCGCTTTGCTCGTTTCTGGATTTCATG TAGTAGGGGTAATTAGAGAGCTAGGAAAGCTGAAGCAGTTAAAGGAATTGGGGTTGGTTGAAGTTGGGAGAGAACTTGGGACCGCTCTATCTTCCTCATTGAATGAGTTGCAACACTTGGAGAAACTAAATATTGAATCAAAATTAACAAGTAATGATGAAGTtattgatttgaatttgatttcaCCCCCACCTATGCTTCAAAATCTTAGATTACGTGAGAGGCTAGATAAGTGGCCAGAGTGGATTTTGAAGCTTCAAAATGTTGTTCAATTGAAGTTG TTCCGAGGTGGAGGGTTTCAGAAACCGAAAGAACTTTTCCTTGCTAAAATGGTGAATTTGAATTCGATTGTTATTGAAAAAGAAGCATTGCATTCACTGATAAAGCTTGAGTTACGAAGTATCCCCCAACTGGAGATGGTACCAACTGGCATTCAGAACTTAAAGAAGCTTCAAGTTCTCATTATATTGGATATGCAGACTAAATTTGTGCATGACATCGTTGTCGTTGGAGAAAAAGATCGCTGCAAATGGATCGCTGAGCATGAGGCTCCTTGTATAAACTGA